DNA from Desulfuromonas sp. AOP6:
CGATTGGCTCGCCCGCACCCTGCAATTGACGCAGGTCCTTCCCCTCGCCTTGGGGGGCAGTCTGGTCAAGCTCGTGGTTTTTGTGCCCAGTGGCCATGAAGAGGTGGTTTCGGAGGCTCTCTTCGCCGCCGGTGCCGGTCAGGTCGGACGCTATGACCGTGTCTCTTTCCGCAGTGCAGGGCAGGGCAGTTTCCGCCCGGGTTCAGGCGCGCAGCCTTTCATCGGTACCCTCGGCGAGACCGCGCGGGTCGATGAACTGCGACTGGAAGTCGTGCTGCCCCGGGAGTCGGTGAACAAAGTCGTCAGCAAGATGATCAAGGCCCATCCCTATGAGGAGGTGGCCTATGATCTTGTTCCGCTACTTAACAGCCCGGCGGACATCGGGCTGGGCCGGATCGGGCGCCTGTCGGAACCGGCCACCCTCGCGAGTTTGGCTGAACGCGTCAAGCAGGGCCTTGGCCTCTCGTCGCTACGTCTCGTCGGTCACGCCGAGCACCGCATTGTCAAGGTCGCGGTCTGTGGCGGCAGTGGGGCTTCCCTGCTCAGCGAGGCCAAACGCCAGGGGGCCGACGTGCTGGTGACGGGTGATGTGAAGTATCATGAGGCGCGCCAGGCCGAAAGTCTGAATATGGCGCTCATTGATGCCAGCCACTTCGGCACCGAACGGATTATGGTGCCGAATCTGGCCAGGGTACTCAAAGAGGAAGCGATTAAGAAAAAACTGGAAGTCGAATTCATAGAAATGGAGGGGGAGGGGGATCCGTTTACCACGGTCTGACTCCCCTTCCCTGTCTCAGCCGTTTCGCCGTCAAGAAACAACCTGAAGTCTCAACCGGGAGGTAAGGAAGGTGCAAGAAAAGATGGAAAAGCTTAAAGATCTGCAGGAGCTGGATCAGGAACTCATTGGTATTCGCCATAAGCGTCAGGTGCTCGCAGACGAGCAGCAGGTCAGTGGCGAGGAGCTGGCTCGTATCCAGGCCATGGTGGACAAACTCGACGGCGATATCGACGCCCTCAAGAAGGAGCGGGCCGCTTTGCAGCAGGCGCTTGCTCAGGAGCAGGACAACGTGCAGAAGGCCGAAGGCCGTCTGCCGGCCATCAAGACCCAGAAGGAGT
Protein-coding regions in this window:
- a CDS encoding Nif3-like dinuclear metal center hexameric protein encodes the protein MKKEQIVRIQDLVGLIHALYPSALAEEWDNVGLQVGDPAAAVKTALICLDPSEKALAAARSAGAQAIISHHPLIFRPLKNIQPTDETGRILFQAIRDGIAVFSAHTNLDRGRDGLNDWLARTLQLTQVLPLALGGSLVKLVVFVPSGHEEVVSEALFAAGAGQVGRYDRVSFRSAGQGSFRPGSGAQPFIGTLGETARVDELRLEVVLPRESVNKVVSKMIKAHPYEEVAYDLVPLLNSPADIGLGRIGRLSEPATLASLAERVKQGLGLSSLRLVGHAEHRIVKVAVCGGSGASLLSEAKRQGADVLVTGDVKYHEARQAESLNMALIDASHFGTERIMVPNLARVLKEEAIKKKLEVEFIEMEGEGDPFTTV